Proteins from a genomic interval of Fimbriimonadaceae bacterium:
- a CDS encoding protein kinase, translated as MPQTPNTLGKYQIIREIARSNDIVYEAYDPVMHRRVAVKELDMPGGATAQQKQDRIKRFLREARAAGSLVHPNIVTVYEVAEEGDRHFLAMEFLDGQTLRQEMEAAGFLDPARACLVAKEILAGLEFAHKNGVVHRDIKPENIQILENGQIKLTDFGIARLMFEPNLTMDGQVFGTPSYMSPEQINGKEIDARSDVFSVGVILYEMIAGVKPFTGDSVMGITYAIMNKEPDQPAQCPYGLWQVVNRALDKSPVMRYASAQAMIDALASAEKGLAPGAVIDPFSTTQSAQPMPYAQPSGGPANPFAPPVQTAPLSQPAPYSTAPYGQPVPYIQTPYGAPAYPQPQPYGTATPYGSQQPYMPTGVSPVQPVPVYYPPPPRRPIISAEAKATMGNLLKWTIIVGLMLLIVLVGINALSSAVADAQRQPRVAPRSSASPVTAPAASRGPTRVADGGPGRPAIDVPATLRQAQETVARAMNEDFDKRRGELWEEAASLYAKAATESPADADMVNRTAVETFLSAADYLAQGGERTRAREALYQAQAFTRGMDDEYAKIRAALDSLGG; from the coding sequence ATGCCCCAGACACCCAACACGCTGGGTAAGTACCAAATCATCCGGGAGATCGCCCGCTCGAACGACATCGTCTACGAGGCCTACGATCCCGTGATGCACCGGCGTGTCGCGGTCAAGGAACTCGACATGCCGGGCGGGGCGACGGCCCAGCAGAAACAAGACCGCATCAAGCGGTTTTTGCGCGAGGCCCGGGCGGCCGGCTCGCTGGTGCACCCCAACATCGTCACCGTCTACGAGGTGGCCGAAGAGGGCGACCGGCACTTTCTCGCCATGGAGTTCCTCGACGGGCAGACGCTCCGTCAAGAAATGGAAGCGGCCGGGTTCCTTGACCCGGCCCGGGCGTGTCTGGTCGCCAAGGAGATTCTCGCCGGCTTGGAGTTCGCCCACAAAAACGGCGTCGTCCACCGGGACATCAAGCCGGAGAACATCCAGATCCTCGAGAACGGTCAGATCAAGCTGACCGATTTCGGTATCGCCCGGCTCATGTTCGAACCCAACCTGACGATGGACGGCCAGGTCTTCGGCACGCCTAGCTACATGTCCCCCGAGCAGATCAACGGCAAGGAGATCGACGCGCGGAGCGACGTCTTCAGTGTCGGCGTGATCCTGTACGAGATGATCGCGGGGGTCAAGCCGTTCACCGGCGACAGCGTCATGGGCATCACCTACGCGATCATGAACAAGGAGCCCGACCAACCGGCCCAATGCCCCTACGGGCTCTGGCAGGTCGTCAACCGGGCGCTTGACAAGAGCCCGGTGATGCGCTATGCGTCGGCCCAGGCCATGATCGACGCCCTGGCTTCGGCGGAGAAAGGACTCGCCCCTGGCGCGGTGATCGACCCCTTCTCCACCACGCAGTCGGCCCAGCCGATGCCCTATGCGCAACCGAGCGGTGGCCCGGCGAACCCCTTTGCCCCGCCGGTCCAGACCGCGCCATTGAGCCAGCCCGCCCCCTATTCGACGGCTCCATACGGACAACCGGTCCCGTATATCCAAACCCCCTACGGTGCGCCGGCCTATCCCCAGCCGCAGCCCTATGGGACGGCGACTCCTTACGGCTCCCAACAGCCGTACATGCCGACGGGGGTCAGTCCGGTCCAGCCCGTCCCGGTCTACTATCCTCCGCCCCCGCGCCGCCCCATCATCAGCGCGGAGGCAAAGGCCACGATGGGAAACCTGCTCAAGTGGACGATCATCGTCGGCCTCATGCTCCTGATCGTGCTGGTCGGTATCAACGCCCTGAGTTCGGCGGTCGCCGACGCGCAGCGTCAGCCCCGTGTGGCACCCCGGTCGTCAGCCTCGCCGGTGACGGCCCCGGCGGCAAGTCGTGGTCCGACACGGGTCGCTGATGGAGGCCCGGGGCGCCCCGCGATCGACGTCCCTGCGACGTTGAGGCAGGCTCAAGAGACAGTGGCCCGGGCGATGAACGAGGACTTCGACAAGCGTCGTGGGGAACTTTGGGAAGAGGCGGCGAGCCTGTACGCCAAGGCGGCGACCGAGAGCCCCGCCGACGCGGACATGGTCAACCGGACGGCAGTGGAGACCTTTCTGAGCGCGGCCGACTACCTTGCCCAAGGCGGTGAGCGCACGCGGGCGAGGGAGGCTCTCTACCAAGCCCAGGCCTTCACGCGCGGCATGGACGACGAATACGCCAAGATCCGCGCCGCCCTCGACTCTCTCGGCGGCTAA
- a CDS encoding SDR family oxidoreductase, protein MDFGLRGKVAMVAAGTRGIGLACAKLLAAEGCRVSICGRDEDRFLPALAEIGGDAQAFSADVSTLQGIERWFEATAESYGPADILVTNTGGPPAGAWKDMTDEQWTAGFESTLLNVVRMVRLASPAMVERKWGRIVHITSLVAKQPNPLLPISSTLRGGLMNLTRLQAGDLAPHGVTVNGVLPGHTLTDRQRHLASVRAERSGITPDEALRIQAEEVPVRRLADADEIAAVVAFLASRQASYVTGTSVLVDGGLTMGPG, encoded by the coding sequence ATGGACTTCGGGTTGCGGGGCAAGGTCGCCATGGTCGCGGCAGGCACGCGGGGGATCGGCTTGGCGTGCGCCAAGCTCCTCGCCGCCGAGGGGTGCCGCGTCTCCATCTGCGGGCGGGACGAGGACCGCTTTTTGCCCGCCCTGGCCGAAATCGGCGGTGACGCTCAGGCCTTCTCGGCCGATGTCAGCACGCTTCAGGGCATCGAGCGATGGTTCGAGGCGACCGCAGAAAGCTACGGCCCGGCCGACATCCTTGTCACCAACACCGGCGGGCCCCCGGCGGGAGCCTGGAAGGACATGACCGACGAGCAGTGGACCGCGGGGTTTGAAAGCACCCTCTTGAACGTCGTGCGTATGGTCCGACTCGCCTCCCCGGCGATGGTCGAGCGTAAGTGGGGACGGATCGTCCACATCACCAGCCTCGTCGCCAAGCAGCCGAACCCGCTCCTTCCGATCAGCTCCACATTGCGCGGCGGGCTTATGAACTTGACCCGGCTCCAAGCGGGCGACCTGGCCCCTCACGGCGTGACCGTCAATGGGGTCCTGCCGGGCCACACCCTTACTGACCGGCAACGGCACCTCGCCTCCGTGCGCGCGGAACGGAGCGGCATCACGCCGGACGAGGCGTTGCGGATCCAGGCCGAAGAGGTCCCCGTCCGCCGCCTGGCGGACGCAGACGAGATCGCGGCGGTGGTGGCGTTCTTGGCCAGTCGGCAAGCCTCCTATGTGACGGGGACGAGCGTTCTTGTCGACGGTGGACTGACGATGGGCCCCGGTTAG
- a CDS encoding type I restriction endonuclease subunit R, which yields MSTDTSEKGLELLIIRSLTGLTNEQILKPVAPGIAKNPPGYGGAGYVLGRSQDYSREYGVDLTYLLKFISQTQPKVFSQLDLGTDGIKRTQFLTRLQGEIAKRGIVDVLRKGVSHQAAHVELFYGTPSPGNQKARERWDANIFSITRQLCYSKDETQLALDLCLFINGLPIATFELKNSLTKQTVEDAVQQYKRDRDSRELLFQFARCLVHFAVDDAEVRFCTHLRDKASWFLPFNKGWNNGAGNPTNPNGLKTDYLWKEILTKEGLTDIIENYAERVEEKDPKTGKVKRLLIFPRFHQRDVVRKLLADTRTHGLGKRYLIQHSAGSGKSNSIAWLAHQLVGLEKDSVSVFDSVVIVTDRRILDKQIRDTVKQFAQVGSTVGAVKEGDSKSKTHQLTDYLKDGKKIIITTVQTFPFVLDKIGSEHKGRSYAILIDEAHSGQGGQTAAKMNIALSGTAADEDEDTEDQINRIMAARKMLPNASYFAFTATPKNKTLEVFGEPYPEGDVVKHRPFHSYTMKQAIQEGFILDVLKSYTPVNSYYNLIKTVEDDPEFDSKKAQRKLRKYVESHTHAIREKSEIMVDHFHDHVIAKQKIGGQARAMVITGSIKRTIDYFHAFQDYLKDRKSPYKAIVAFSGEHEYGGQKVTEASLNGFASNKIAEMIQDDPYRFLICADKFQTGYDEPLLHTMYVDKPLSGIKAVQTLSRLNRAHPKKHDTFVLDFVNDIDIIQMAFDDYYRTTVLARETDPNKLHDLKADLDAAQVYSDSNIRQLVELYLAGADRDTLDPILDGCVATYLASLDEDGQVEFKGKAKAFVRIYGFLASVLSYSIASWERLSIFLNFLIPKLPAPKEEDLSKGILESIDMDSYRVEVRSALSISLTDEDSEIEPVPTAGGGHPPEPELDRLSNILKSFNDQFGNIEWKDGDKIKEVITQEIPAKVAADKAYQNAIANSDKQNARIEHDKALQRVLVELLTDHTELFKQFSDNPAFKKWLSDTNFKSTYKDGR from the coding sequence ATGAGCACAGACACAAGTGAGAAGGGGCTTGAACTGCTCATCATTCGCAGCCTCACGGGTCTGACCAACGAGCAGATTCTCAAACCGGTCGCTCCAGGCATTGCCAAGAACCCGCCGGGTTACGGCGGCGCTGGCTACGTTCTCGGACGCTCCCAAGACTACAGCAGGGAATATGGCGTTGACCTCACCTACCTCCTCAAGTTCATCTCACAGACTCAACCGAAGGTTTTTTCTCAGCTTGACCTTGGCACGGATGGAATAAAGCGCACCCAGTTTTTGACCCGGCTCCAAGGCGAAATCGCCAAGCGTGGCATCGTCGATGTGCTTCGCAAGGGTGTCTCCCACCAGGCGGCGCACGTCGAGCTTTTCTACGGGACGCCCTCTCCTGGCAACCAGAAGGCGAGGGAACGCTGGGACGCCAACATCTTTAGCATTACCCGACAACTGTGCTACAGCAAGGATGAAACCCAGCTTGCCCTCGACCTCTGCCTGTTCATCAATGGGCTGCCGATTGCCACCTTTGAACTGAAGAACAGCCTGACCAAGCAGACCGTCGAGGACGCCGTTCAGCAGTACAAGAGAGACAGGGACAGTCGTGAACTGCTCTTTCAGTTCGCCCGGTGCCTGGTTCACTTCGCTGTCGATGACGCCGAGGTTCGCTTCTGCACCCACCTCCGGGACAAGGCGTCCTGGTTCCTGCCCTTCAACAAAGGTTGGAACAACGGCGCTGGCAACCCCACGAACCCGAATGGGCTCAAAACGGATTATCTATGGAAGGAGATTCTCACCAAAGAGGGTCTCACCGACATCATCGAAAACTATGCTGAACGAGTCGAGGAGAAGGATCCCAAGACAGGCAAAGTCAAGCGCCTCCTCATCTTCCCAAGGTTCCATCAGCGGGATGTCGTGCGGAAGCTTTTGGCGGACACTCGAACTCACGGCTTGGGCAAGCGCTACCTGATTCAGCACTCAGCAGGCAGCGGTAAGTCAAACTCGATTGCCTGGCTCGCCCACCAACTTGTGGGTCTGGAGAAGGACTCCGTCTCCGTTTTCGATTCGGTCGTCATCGTCACGGATAGGAGAATTCTTGACAAGCAGATTCGGGACACGGTAAAGCAGTTTGCACAAGTCGGAAGCACTGTCGGAGCCGTCAAAGAAGGAGATTCCAAGTCGAAAACGCACCAGTTGACCGACTACTTGAAAGACGGCAAGAAAATCATCATCACAACCGTCCAGACATTCCCGTTCGTCCTAGACAAAATTGGAAGTGAGCACAAGGGGCGAAGCTACGCCATCCTCATCGATGAGGCTCATTCCGGCCAAGGTGGTCAGACCGCAGCCAAGATGAACATTGCTCTCTCGGGCACCGCTGCAGATGAGGATGAAGACACCGAAGACCAGATTAACCGCATCATGGCAGCCCGGAAGATGCTGCCGAATGCTTCCTACTTTGCCTTCACAGCGACTCCCAAGAACAAAACGCTGGAGGTCTTTGGCGAGCCCTATCCCGAGGGAGATGTGGTCAAGCATCGCCCGTTCCATAGCTACACGATGAAGCAGGCAATTCAGGAGGGTTTCATCTTGGACGTTCTAAAGAGCTACACGCCGGTCAACAGCTATTACAATCTTATCAAGACGGTCGAGGATGACCCCGAATTCGACTCGAAGAAGGCTCAGCGGAAGCTCCGCAAGTACGTCGAGTCACATACCCACGCCATTCGGGAGAAGAGCGAAATCATGGTTGACCACTTCCACGACCATGTGATTGCCAAGCAGAAAATCGGCGGTCAGGCGAGGGCAATGGTCATCACTGGAAGCATCAAACGAACCATCGACTACTTCCACGCTTTTCAGGACTACCTGAAGGATCGGAAGAGCCCGTACAAAGCAATCGTTGCATTCTCTGGCGAGCACGAATACGGCGGACAGAAAGTGACTGAGGCGTCATTGAACGGCTTTGCAAGCAACAAGATTGCCGAGATGATTCAAGATGACCCATACCGTTTCCTCATCTGCGCCGACAAGTTCCAGACTGGCTACGACGAGCCTCTTCTCCACACAATGTACGTGGACAAGCCGCTCTCGGGAATTAAGGCTGTGCAGACCCTTTCACGGCTCAACCGTGCGCACCCTAAGAAGCACGACACGTTCGTTCTGGATTTCGTGAACGACATCGACATCATTCAGATGGCGTTTGACGATTACTACCGCACGACCGTTCTGGCTCGGGAGACTGACCCGAACAAGCTGCATGACCTCAAAGCTGACCTCGATGCCGCTCAGGTTTACAGCGACTCAAATATTCGGCAGCTTGTCGAGCTTTATCTGGCTGGTGCTGACCGAGACACGCTTGACCCGATTCTCGATGGCTGCGTTGCAACGTACCTGGCGTCTCTCGACGAGGATGGTCAGGTTGAGTTCAAAGGCAAAGCCAAGGCATTCGTGCGGATATACGGATTCCTTGCTTCTGTGCTCAGCTACAGCATCGCTTCATGGGAGCGACTGTCCATCTTCCTAAATTTCCTCATTCCCAAACTTCCAGCCCCTAAAGAGGAGGACTTGTCCAAAGGAATCCTGGAGTCCATCGACATGGACAGTTACCGGGTCGAGGTTCGGTCGGCTCTCTCAATTTCACTTACGGACGAGGATTCCGAGATTGAACCAGTTCCGACTGCTGGCGGAGGGCATCCTCCCGAGCCCGAGCTTGACCGGCTGAGCAACATCCTCAAGTCGTTCAATGACCAGTTCGGCAATATTGAGTGGAAGGACGGGGACAAGATAAAAGAGGTCATCACTCAGGAGATTCCTGCGAAAGTGGCGGCGGACAAGGCGTACCAGAACGCCATCGCCAATTCCGACAAGCAGAACGCTCGCATTGAGCATGACAAGGCTCTGCAGCGGGTTCTCGTCGAGCTACTCACCGACCACACGGAGTTGTTCAAACAATTCTCGGATAATCCCGCCTTCAAGAAGTGGCTGTCGGACACGAACTTCAAATCGACGTACAAGGACGGGCGCTGA
- a CDS encoding helix-turn-helix domain-containing protein: MRASQDIRVEPGAVSAESLQRLTKLCREGETASLVGRNGEKVALPCELRRVLSFVLGAFEKQQSVCLIPEDEAFTTQAAANFLGMSRPYLMRLLDAGEIPFHRVGTHRRVLYRDLVAFQEQRSAARQEALSKMTQELVEAGVYDRVVDVERGS, encoded by the coding sequence GTGCGTGCAAGTCAGGACATCCGAGTCGAGCCAGGTGCAGTCTCAGCAGAGTCTCTGCAGAGGCTAACCAAGCTTTGCCGAGAGGGAGAAACAGCCTCACTGGTCGGTCGGAACGGCGAGAAAGTCGCTTTGCCTTGTGAGTTGCGCCGAGTTCTCTCATTCGTTCTGGGAGCCTTTGAGAAGCAGCAGTCGGTCTGCCTGATTCCAGAAGATGAGGCGTTCACGACCCAGGCGGCAGCAAACTTCCTGGGAATGTCTCGCCCGTACCTGATGCGGCTGCTCGATGCCGGAGAGATTCCCTTCCACCGAGTTGGGACTCACAGGAGAGTGCTGTATCGGGACTTGGTGGCGTTCCAGGAACAGCGGAGCGCAGCCCGCCAAGAGGCGCTCTCAAAAATGACTCAGGAACTAGTCGAGGCAGGCGTCTATGACAGAGTTGTTGACGTGGAGAGAGGCTCATGA
- a CDS encoding helix-turn-helix transcriptional regulator, protein METDILLTTIRDARESAGLSQREVGKSLGFNPTVYHKVENGSRLLDVVEFVALVRAIGVDSIELMGKFLVNLQQPCVEDAQ, encoded by the coding sequence TTGGAAACGGACATCCTTCTCACGACGATTCGTGACGCAAGGGAGTCGGCTGGTTTGTCTCAGCGAGAAGTAGGCAAGAGTCTCGGTTTCAATCCCACCGTCTACCACAAGGTGGAGAATGGGTCGAGATTACTTGACGTTGTCGAGTTTGTTGCCCTCGTCCGAGCCATTGGAGTTGACTCCATCGAGTTGATGGGGAAGTTCCTGGTCAACCTTCAGCAACCCTGTGTCGAGGATGCTCAGTAA
- a CDS encoding ATP-binding protein — translation MLLVDARDQGALERLLDGLLKLGRECEWVEFKHNWSEPDGIGEYISALSNSAAIAGMPQGFLVWGIEDDSLEIVGTEFDHATKKVGNENLENWLSRLISPRLNLRFIRFEVNVKGAPKPILLLEIDRAFRHPTRFKTEEFVRVGSYTKKFKEHPEKEALLWQQFADVPFEDFVALEDLTDEQVAELLDIEAYFALNRVPISDDLARNLERLEVDELIKRETSGRWAITNLGALLYARNLESFRTLSRKVIRIVRYEGTDRISILK, via the coding sequence ATGTTGTTAGTCGATGCAAGAGACCAAGGTGCGCTTGAGCGACTCTTAGATGGGTTGCTGAAACTCGGGCGGGAATGCGAGTGGGTTGAGTTCAAGCACAACTGGTCAGAGCCCGATGGCATCGGAGAGTACATTTCCGCCCTCTCAAACTCTGCTGCGATTGCCGGTATGCCTCAAGGCTTCCTCGTTTGGGGAATCGAAGACGACTCTCTCGAAATCGTTGGAACGGAGTTCGACCACGCTACGAAGAAGGTTGGGAACGAGAACCTCGAGAACTGGCTGAGCCGATTGATTTCACCGAGGCTCAACCTTAGATTCATTCGGTTCGAAGTCAATGTGAAAGGCGCTCCGAAGCCCATTCTGCTCTTAGAAATCGACCGAGCCTTTCGCCATCCCACCCGGTTCAAGACGGAGGAATTTGTCCGGGTCGGGAGTTACACCAAGAAGTTCAAAGAGCATCCTGAGAAGGAGGCGCTACTCTGGCAGCAGTTTGCAGATGTTCCTTTTGAAGACTTCGTTGCCCTCGAAGACTTGACCGACGAGCAGGTTGCCGAGCTTCTCGACATCGAGGCATATTTCGCCCTGAATAGGGTTCCTATATCGGATGATCTGGCTCGAAACCTCGAACGCCTCGAAGTCGATGAACTCATCAAGCGAGAAACCTCTGGTCGCTGGGCTATCACGAACCTCGGAGCGCTCCTGTACGCTCGCAACCTGGAGTCGTTCAGAACTCTTTCACGCAAGGTCATCCGAATCGTTCGCTATGAAGGGACAGACCGAATCTCCATCCTGAAGTAG